Proteins encoded by one window of Homoserinimonas aerilata:
- a CDS encoding IclR family transcriptional regulator codes for MARLTPAVVRTLDILELFLEDDTALSAPDVVRLTGVPRTTAHELLSTLVARDYLQKDDSTNTFRLGVRLLQLGNAYSARFDMLAAANEAARELSNLSGETVSVALREGADVFYLAKVESRDNLRLPSSIGQRLPANATGLGKVLLAYVSPQTLRGLFADPEHLPVMTGRSIATLAELEEELARVRDRGVAFEYEESTPGIMCAAAPVRDSSGAVVAAISTSVPVARWQQRPESEWAELAQRGAAGLSAKLGFVLPAAV; via the coding sequence ATGGCCCGTCTGACTCCCGCCGTTGTGCGCACGCTCGACATCCTTGAGCTCTTCCTTGAGGATGACACCGCGCTCAGCGCGCCCGACGTCGTGCGGCTCACCGGCGTGCCCCGCACCACCGCGCACGAACTGCTCTCCACTCTCGTCGCCCGCGACTACCTGCAGAAGGATGACTCCACCAACACGTTCCGGCTCGGTGTGCGGTTGCTGCAGCTCGGTAACGCCTACTCTGCTCGCTTCGACATGCTCGCCGCCGCCAATGAGGCGGCCCGCGAACTCTCCAACCTGAGCGGCGAGACCGTCAGTGTGGCCCTGCGGGAGGGGGCGGATGTCTTCTACCTGGCCAAAGTGGAGAGTCGCGACAATCTGCGCCTGCCCTCCAGCATCGGGCAGCGCCTGCCTGCCAATGCGACGGGGCTCGGCAAGGTGCTGCTCGCCTATGTTTCGCCGCAGACCCTGCGCGGGCTTTTTGCCGACCCTGAGCATCTGCCGGTGATGACGGGCAGGAGTATCGCCACTCTGGCTGAGCTGGAGGAGGAGCTGGCGCGGGTGCGTGACCGCGGTGTCGCGTTCGAGTATGAGGAGTCGACGCCCGGCATCATGTGCGCGGCAGCCCCCGTGCGCGACTCTTCGGGCGCGGTTGTGGCGGCCATCAGTACGTCGGTTCCTGTGGCGCGCTGGCAGCAGCGCCCGGAGTCGGAGTGGGCGGAGCTCGCGCAGCGCGGGGCGGCCGGGCTGTCGGCCAAGCTGGGCTTCGTGCTGCCTGCCGCCGTGTGA
- a CDS encoding PH domain-containing protein: MIDFQNGSFVKLSPANVNEGLALVEPMLIDGETIFAAFRGIRDQVIFTNKRVIAVNVQGLTGKKKDFTSLPYSKIQAFSVETAGTFDLDSEMELWFSGLGKVRFEFKGNFDIRSFNKLIGGYIL, from the coding sequence TTGATCGACTTTCAGAATGGCAGCTTCGTCAAACTTTCTCCCGCGAATGTGAATGAAGGCCTAGCTCTCGTGGAGCCGATGCTCATCGACGGTGAAACGATCTTTGCTGCATTCCGTGGCATCCGCGATCAGGTCATATTCACGAACAAGCGCGTCATCGCTGTCAACGTGCAGGGCCTCACCGGCAAGAAGAAAGACTTCACCTCGCTGCCCTACAGCAAGATTCAGGCGTTCTCTGTCGAGACAGCTGGCACCTTCGACCTCGACAGCGAAATGGAGCTGTGGTTCTCCGGGCTCGGCAAGGTTCGCTTCGAGTTCAAGGGCAACTTCGACATCCGCTCATTCAACAAACTCATCGGCGGTTACATTCTTTGA
- a CDS encoding YDG/SRA domain-containing protein, protein MPRFFGTPDGVHVGQQFIDRKDLHEHGVHRPLQAGISGTGKEGADSIVVSGGYVDDEDHGDFIIYTGHGGNDPKTRRQVADQSPTASGNAGLITSRILGLPVRVIRGAHRGSSFAPPYGYQYAGLYLVSDAWAKVGRDGFRIFLFRLDRLPDQAEIWTRRPATSDPAFGTATISRRIRDTALSREVKQMYNFRCQVCGGTVPAFGERLYAEGAHIRALGRPHLGHDSLDNILSLCPNHHAQLDLGGMVILDDFSAATTSDLVPFADLTFASSHRVTLENARYHRHLWLAVA, encoded by the coding sequence ATGCCTCGCTTTTTTGGCACTCCCGATGGAGTGCACGTTGGACAGCAGTTCATTGACAGGAAGGATCTTCATGAACACGGAGTCCACCGGCCACTCCAAGCGGGAATTTCCGGTACCGGCAAGGAAGGCGCAGATTCGATTGTCGTGTCGGGGGGATATGTTGACGACGAGGACCACGGTGACTTCATCATTTACACCGGGCACGGCGGAAATGACCCAAAGACTCGGCGTCAGGTCGCTGATCAGTCGCCCACAGCCTCGGGCAATGCTGGGCTTATTACTAGCCGCATCCTTGGATTACCTGTCCGAGTAATTCGGGGGGCCCATCGCGGCTCGTCGTTCGCACCCCCGTATGGATACCAGTACGCGGGGTTATACCTAGTGTCGGATGCTTGGGCGAAAGTCGGGCGGGACGGATTCCGTATCTTCCTGTTCCGGCTAGATCGACTCCCGGACCAAGCCGAAATATGGACACGTCGACCTGCGACCTCCGACCCTGCGTTCGGGACTGCCACTATCAGCCGTCGGATCAGAGATACGGCTCTGTCCCGCGAAGTAAAGCAAATGTACAACTTCAGGTGCCAAGTCTGCGGCGGGACAGTTCCAGCGTTCGGTGAGCGGCTCTACGCAGAAGGGGCTCACATCCGCGCTCTCGGACGACCCCATCTCGGTCACGACTCGTTAGACAACATACTTTCTTTGTGCCCCAATCATCATGCGCAGCTTGATCTCGGCGGGATGGTCATACTGGATGACTTTTCTGCAGCGACGACGAGTGACCTGGTCCCATTCGCCGACCTCACCTTTGCGAGCAGCCATAGGGTCACATTGGAAAACGCACGGTATCACCGCCACTTGTGGCTTGCCGTCGCGTGA
- a CDS encoding GNAT family N-acetyltransferase, which yields MAFAQPRALRRGDRVGAFDCGVAGLNNWFRTLALKNQEAGASRTFVTIADDGSVAGYYSLSSFTIARDSTGNLGGGLPDPIPATLIGRLAVDRRFTGLSLGGSLLQDAALRAVQVSLQVGSAAIVVHTRDDSVVPFYERFGFTRLDGDKQTLILPMTDAVATVEALQERR from the coding sequence ATGGCTTTCGCACAGCCGCGAGCGCTTCGGCGCGGTGACCGCGTGGGCGCCTTCGACTGCGGAGTTGCCGGCCTCAACAACTGGTTCAGAACACTGGCGTTGAAGAACCAAGAAGCCGGAGCATCCAGAACATTCGTCACAATCGCGGATGACGGCTCCGTGGCCGGCTACTACTCCCTCTCGTCGTTCACCATTGCCCGCGACTCCACCGGCAATCTCGGAGGCGGGCTGCCGGATCCGATACCGGCGACGCTCATCGGGAGGCTCGCAGTCGACCGGAGATTCACCGGCCTCAGCCTCGGGGGATCGCTGCTCCAAGATGCGGCCCTCAGGGCAGTGCAGGTTTCGCTGCAGGTTGGCAGTGCCGCAATCGTCGTGCATACCCGAGACGATTCCGTCGTACCGTTTTATGAACGCTTCGGATTCACGCGTCTCGACGGAGACAAGCAGACGCTGATCCTGCCGATGACGGATGCCGTGGCCACCGTGGAGGCGCTGCAGGAGCGGCGGTGA
- a CDS encoding DUF488 domain-containing protein, which yields MGVTVKRVYEHPEPADGYRILVDRVWPRGVSKEHAAVELWLKEVGPSTELRKWFGHDPERYDEFAERYRAELANSDAMRELTDAVSQHDTVTLVYSAKDEQHNQAVVLQQLLS from the coding sequence ATGGGCGTCACGGTGAAACGCGTGTACGAGCATCCGGAACCTGCCGACGGCTACCGCATCCTCGTCGACCGGGTGTGGCCGCGCGGCGTCAGCAAGGAGCATGCCGCCGTCGAGCTGTGGCTCAAAGAGGTGGGCCCCAGCACGGAGCTGCGCAAATGGTTCGGCCACGACCCCGAACGCTACGACGAGTTCGCCGAACGCTACCGGGCCGAGCTCGCCAACAGCGACGCCATGCGAGAGCTCACGGATGCCGTCAGCCAGCATGACACCGTCACGCTCGTCTACAGCGCCAAAGACGAACAGCACAACCAGGCCGTGGTGCTGCAGCAACTCCTCAGCTAG
- a CDS encoding DUF1761 domain-containing protein, with amino-acid sequence MVPEINWWAVILATLSTMVIGSIWYTPKVFGNWWVKVARVEKPANAVYAIVLTVIVSFISAWVLAGAAAIAQHFYGGSFLANTVVTAIILWAGFTAARFITHDAFENRPKALTLLNIAHELVTFLVMALIIGAFGIGAT; translated from the coding sequence ATGGTTCCGGAGATCAACTGGTGGGCGGTCATCCTCGCCACGCTGTCCACGATGGTGATCGGCTCCATCTGGTACACGCCGAAAGTTTTCGGCAACTGGTGGGTGAAGGTCGCGCGGGTCGAGAAGCCGGCGAACGCCGTCTACGCCATCGTGCTAACCGTCATAGTGAGTTTCATCAGCGCGTGGGTGCTCGCCGGGGCAGCCGCCATCGCACAGCACTTCTACGGCGGCAGCTTCCTAGCGAACACGGTTGTGACCGCAATCATCCTGTGGGCGGGCTTCACCGCGGCACGCTTCATCACGCATGATGCGTTCGAGAACCGGCCCAAAGCGCTCACCCTGCTCAACATCGCGCACGAGCTGGTCACCTTCCTGGTCATGGCGCTGATCATCGGGGCGTTCGGGATCGGCGCCACATAG
- a CDS encoding HNH endonuclease family protein: MAPVVALFTIAGVASGGVGGLLVTWGAIGVVTALYSLVTGRAGWASLAGRKVAAVVLAAAVVTMGVGAPLVPERDAESSQASADSTPPISSPRPTVTDAPKQDAEEPASEVKPQPAGLVADPSGTTALALLATLPVKGKAPMTGYDRTGMFGSAWLDVDRNGCDTRNDMLQRDFESTVRSGPCKVTSGVLVSPYTGETINFVRGNKTSMAVQIDHVVALANAWQTGAQQLTQEQRIALANDPMNLFAVDGPSNSQKGAGDTATWLPKAKSFRCTYVSHQVSVKAAYGLWVTKAESEAMARVLGSCADAPAAAPAPAPAPVVAPIPVPVPAPAPAPAPAPAPAPAPVPGCDLNYAGACVPIASDVDCAGGSGNGPEYVRGPVTIIGVDIYDLDRDGDGIGC, encoded by the coding sequence GTGGCACCCGTCGTGGCGCTCTTCACTATTGCGGGTGTCGCATCCGGTGGTGTCGGTGGGCTTCTCGTGACCTGGGGTGCCATCGGGGTGGTCACCGCCCTGTATTCACTCGTAACTGGCCGCGCGGGTTGGGCTTCGCTCGCCGGACGCAAGGTTGCTGCTGTCGTGCTGGCGGCCGCCGTCGTGACGATGGGGGTTGGCGCGCCACTTGTGCCGGAGCGGGACGCCGAGTCGTCGCAGGCGAGCGCCGATTCGACGCCGCCGATCTCTTCGCCGCGTCCGACAGTGACGGATGCCCCGAAGCAGGACGCAGAGGAGCCGGCTAGTGAGGTGAAACCACAGCCTGCTGGGCTTGTGGCCGACCCATCCGGCACGACCGCACTGGCGCTGTTGGCCACACTGCCGGTCAAGGGCAAGGCGCCGATGACCGGCTACGACCGCACCGGCATGTTCGGCAGCGCATGGCTGGACGTGGACCGAAACGGCTGTGACACGCGCAATGACATGTTGCAACGCGACTTCGAATCGACCGTGCGCAGCGGCCCATGCAAGGTGACCAGCGGTGTGCTTGTTTCGCCGTACACGGGCGAGACCATCAACTTCGTGCGCGGCAACAAGACATCGATGGCAGTGCAGATCGACCATGTGGTGGCGCTCGCGAATGCGTGGCAGACGGGTGCACAGCAGCTGACGCAGGAGCAGCGGATCGCGTTGGCCAACGATCCGATGAACCTCTTCGCGGTGGATGGCCCATCGAACTCGCAGAAGGGCGCCGGCGACACCGCGACCTGGCTACCGAAGGCGAAATCGTTCCGCTGCACGTATGTGTCGCATCAGGTTTCGGTGAAGGCCGCCTACGGTCTTTGGGTGACGAAGGCCGAAAGCGAGGCGATGGCACGCGTGCTGGGTTCATGTGCGGATGCGCCGGCGGCCGCTCCGGCGCCTGCCCCGGCTCCTGTTGTTGCGCCGATCCCGGTTCCGGTTCCCGCACCAGCACCAGCTCCTGCTCCGGCGCCCGCGCCAGCTCCGGCGCCCGTTCCTGGCTGCGATCTGAATTATGCAGGCGCTTGTGTGCCGATCGCGAGTGATGTGGATTGCGCGGGTGGCAGTGGCAACGGCCCCGAGTATGTGCGCGGCCCGGTCACCATAATCGGCGTCGACATCTACGACCTCGACCGAGACGGCGACGGGATCGGGTGCTGA
- a CDS encoding DUF1778 domain-containing protein, which produces MAAAASERVEFRITPDLKDDIEAASAMLGLTTSAFVKDAALRLARETIHQERQIQLGAEAWEKFTAAVDRPGEYVEGFAELLRRPSVFSND; this is translated from the coding sequence ATGGCAGCCGCAGCTTCTGAACGAGTCGAGTTCCGCATCACACCAGATCTCAAGGATGACATCGAGGCGGCTTCGGCGATGCTCGGCCTCACGACATCCGCATTCGTGAAAGACGCCGCACTGCGGCTGGCGCGGGAGACCATCCACCAGGAGCGCCAGATCCAGCTCGGGGCTGAGGCATGGGAAAAATTCACGGCGGCCGTGGATCGCCCTGGGGAGTACGTCGAAGGTTTCGCTGAGCTGCTCCGCCGCCCCTCGGTATTCAGCAACGACTGA
- a CDS encoding acetaldehyde dehydrogenase (acetylating) produces MAEPVHAAIIGSGNIGTDLMIKMLRGKGILKVTALVGIDPESDGLRRANSMGVAGIATGVDGLIASPEFETIDIVFDATSAGAHQYNATQLQAAKPGIRLIDLTPAAIGPYCIAAVNLEEHIDAPNLNMVTCGGQATIPMVAAVASVVPVRYAEIVASISSKSAGPGTRANIDEFTETTADAIQKVGGAEASKALIILNPAEPPLLMRDTVFTLTADADRGAIEKAIAEMVEKVQGYVPGYRLKQSVQFDEITTPVNVPGIGEFTGLKTSIFLEVEGAAHYLPAYAGNLDIMTSAALRAAETIALRAQKQEEAA; encoded by the coding sequence ATGGCCGAGCCAGTACACGCAGCCATCATCGGATCGGGAAACATCGGTACCGACCTGATGATCAAGATGCTCCGAGGCAAGGGCATTCTCAAGGTCACGGCCCTCGTCGGCATCGACCCCGAGAGCGACGGCCTGCGCCGCGCCAACAGTATGGGCGTCGCCGGCATCGCGACCGGCGTCGACGGGCTCATCGCCTCCCCCGAATTCGAGACCATCGACATCGTGTTCGACGCCACCTCCGCGGGCGCCCACCAGTACAACGCGACCCAGCTTCAGGCAGCTAAGCCGGGCATCCGCCTCATCGACCTCACGCCGGCCGCTATCGGCCCGTACTGCATCGCGGCGGTGAACCTCGAGGAGCACATCGACGCGCCCAACCTCAACATGGTCACCTGCGGCGGCCAGGCCACCATCCCCATGGTCGCCGCCGTCGCGAGCGTTGTTCCGGTGCGCTACGCCGAGATCGTCGCCTCGATCAGCAGCAAGTCGGCCGGCCCCGGAACCCGCGCGAACATCGACGAGTTCACCGAGACCACCGCCGACGCCATCCAGAAGGTCGGCGGCGCCGAGGCCAGCAAGGCACTCATCATCCTGAACCCCGCCGAGCCGCCGCTGCTCATGCGCGACACCGTCTTCACCCTGACCGCGGATGCCGACCGTGGCGCCATCGAGAAGGCCATCGCAGAGATGGTCGAGAAGGTGCAGGGCTACGTGCCCGGCTACCGCCTCAAGCAGAGCGTGCAGTTCGATGAGATCACGACGCCCGTGAACGTGCCCGGCATCGGCGAGTTCACCGGCCTCAAGACGAGCATCTTCCTCGAGGTGGAGGGCGCCGCCCACTACCTGCCCGCCTACGCCGGCAACCTCGACATCATGACGTCGGCCGCCCTGCGCGCCGCCGAGACCATCGCGCTGCGCGCCCAGAAGCAGGAGGAGGCGGCATGA
- the rraA gene encoding ribonuclease E activity regulator RraA — protein sequence MSEPEFSTADLYDEHGDALQSLGLQLLELGGRPRFAGRIRTVRCFRDNALVKQTLATPGSGAVLVVDGGGSLESALMGDLIAASAVENGWAGVVINGAIRDRVALAELDLGVRALGSNPRKSAKLGEGELDVPLAFGGVTFTPGRMLWADEDGILAER from the coding sequence ATGAGTGAGCCCGAGTTCTCGACCGCCGACCTCTACGACGAGCACGGCGACGCGCTGCAATCACTGGGGCTGCAGCTGCTCGAACTGGGCGGCCGCCCACGGTTCGCGGGCCGCATCCGCACGGTGCGCTGCTTCCGCGACAACGCGCTGGTGAAGCAGACCCTGGCGACGCCGGGCAGTGGCGCGGTGCTCGTCGTGGATGGCGGAGGCTCGCTCGAATCGGCGCTCATGGGTGACCTGATCGCGGCATCCGCTGTCGAGAATGGCTGGGCTGGCGTGGTCATCAACGGGGCGATCCGCGACAGGGTGGCGCTCGCCGAGCTCGACCTGGGCGTGAGAGCGCTGGGCAGCAACCCGCGCAAGAGCGCGAAGCTGGGCGAGGGTGAGCTCGATGTGCCGCTCGCCTTCGGCGGCGTCACATTCACACCGGGCCGGATGCTGTGGGCCGATGAAGACGGCATCCTCGCCGAGCGCTGA
- a CDS encoding RecQ family ATP-dependent DNA helicase → MTDATRASALTVLRTLVGSDAADFHDGQFEAIETLVDGRRRALVVQRTGWGKSAVYFVATLLLRQRGAGPTVLVSPLLALMRDQISAAERAGVRAVAINSTNAHEWGDVIAALDRDEVDVLLVSPERLNNPSFREQQLPALIKRIGMLVVDEAHCISDWGHDFRPDYRRLRDLIAQMPEGVPVLATTATANSRVVADVAEQLGTDSATDVVTIRGPLARASLRLGVLRLPDSKARLGWLLSHLGELPASGIIYTLTVSAAEDTARLLRDAGHDVRAYTGQTDPQEREELEARLKRNEVKALVATSALGMGFDKPDLGFVLHLGAPSSPVAYYQQVGRAGRATDNADVLLLPGTEDPEIWKYFATSSMPDQARAERVIAALGDQPLSTVALEARVDIRRTPLELLLKVLDVDGAVRRVQGGWVSTGQPWQYDADRYGRIAAARVAEQQHMIDYETTDGCRMEFLQRTLDDDTATPCGRCDNCAGAWYPSDVNSDAATSASAALERVGVPIEPRAQWPSGADRLGIPAKGRIAVDERMLEGRALSRLTDLGWGNTLRELFAAGAPDAAVTPAMTAAAIRVLADWGWEERPAAIITMPSRRHPQLIASLAAGLSTAGRLPVLGALEYANDGPSGEPGGNSAYRLAGVWDRIRVPSELAADLAGLAQTKPGAPVLLIDDLADSRWTLTVAARELRRAGAAGVLPFTLGVVR, encoded by the coding sequence ATGACCGACGCGACCCGAGCATCCGCCCTCACCGTACTGCGAACGCTCGTCGGCTCCGACGCGGCCGACTTCCACGATGGCCAGTTCGAAGCCATCGAGACCCTCGTCGACGGGCGCCGTCGCGCGCTCGTCGTGCAGCGCACCGGATGGGGCAAATCGGCCGTCTACTTCGTCGCGACCCTTCTGCTGCGGCAGCGGGGCGCCGGGCCGACCGTGCTCGTGTCGCCGCTGCTCGCCCTGATGCGCGACCAGATCTCGGCCGCCGAACGCGCCGGGGTGCGCGCCGTCGCCATCAACTCCACCAACGCGCACGAATGGGGCGACGTGATCGCCGCCCTCGACCGCGACGAGGTCGACGTGCTGCTCGTGTCGCCCGAGCGGCTCAACAACCCATCGTTTCGTGAGCAGCAACTGCCCGCGCTGATCAAACGCATCGGGATGCTCGTCGTCGACGAAGCACACTGCATCAGCGACTGGGGCCACGACTTCAGGCCCGACTACCGGCGGCTGCGCGACCTCATCGCGCAGATGCCCGAAGGCGTGCCCGTGCTCGCCACCACCGCCACCGCCAACTCGCGCGTCGTCGCCGACGTGGCCGAGCAGCTCGGCACCGACAGCGCCACCGACGTCGTCACCATTCGCGGGCCTCTCGCCCGCGCCTCACTGCGGCTCGGCGTGCTGCGACTGCCCGACTCGAAGGCGCGACTCGGCTGGCTGCTCAGCCACCTCGGCGAGCTGCCCGCATCCGGAATCATCTACACGCTCACCGTCTCAGCCGCAGAAGACACCGCCCGGCTGCTGCGCGACGCCGGCCACGACGTGCGCGCCTACACCGGCCAGACCGACCCGCAGGAGCGCGAAGAACTCGAAGCCCGCCTCAAACGCAACGAAGTGAAAGCACTCGTCGCCACCAGCGCACTCGGCATGGGCTTCGACAAACCCGACCTCGGCTTCGTGCTGCACCTCGGGGCGCCGTCATCACCCGTCGCGTACTACCAGCAGGTCGGCCGCGCCGGCCGCGCCACCGACAACGCCGACGTACTGCTGCTACCCGGAACAGAAGACCCCGAAATCTGGAAGTACTTCGCCACCTCATCCATGCCCGACCAGGCGCGCGCCGAACGCGTCATCGCGGCACTCGGCGACCAACCACTCTCGACCGTCGCGCTCGAAGCGCGCGTCGACATCCGCCGCACCCCACTCGAACTGCTGCTCAAAGTGCTCGACGTCGACGGGGCCGTGCGCCGCGTGCAGGGCGGCTGGGTCTCCACCGGGCAGCCCTGGCAATACGACGCAGACCGCTACGGGCGCATCGCCGCCGCCCGTGTGGCCGAACAGCAGCACATGATCGACTACGAAACCACCGACGGATGCCGCATGGAATTCCTGCAGCGCACCCTCGACGACGACACCGCCACCCCCTGCGGGCGCTGCGACAACTGCGCCGGCGCCTGGTACCCCAGCGACGTCAACTCCGACGCGGCCACCTCGGCGAGCGCCGCCCTCGAGAGGGTCGGCGTGCCCATCGAGCCTCGCGCGCAATGGCCCAGCGGGGCCGACCGACTCGGAATCCCAGCGAAAGGCCGCATCGCCGTCGACGAACGGATGCTCGAAGGCCGCGCCCTCTCCCGCCTCACCGACCTCGGATGGGGCAACACCCTGCGCGAACTCTTCGCCGCAGGAGCACCGGATGCTGCGGTCACGCCCGCAATGACAGCCGCCGCCATCAGAGTGCTCGCCGACTGGGGCTGGGAGGAGCGCCCCGCCGCCATCATCACCATGCCCTCGCGCCGGCACCCGCAACTGATCGCATCCCTCGCCGCAGGACTCTCAACGGCCGGACGGCTGCCCGTACTCGGCGCGCTCGAATACGCGAACGACGGGCCCAGCGGCGAACCCGGCGGCAACAGCGCCTACCGGCTCGCCGGCGTATGGGACCGCATCCGGGTACCCTCCGAACTCGCGGCCGACCTCGCCGGGCTCGCCCAAACAAAACCCGGGGCACCCGTGCTGCTCATCGACGACCTCGCCGACAGCCGCTGGACGCTCACCGTCGCCGCCCGCGAACTGCGGCGGGCCGGGGCAGCCGGAGTGCTGCCGTTCACGCTCGGGGTTGTTCGGTAG
- a CDS encoding M18 family aminopeptidase yields the protein MSDAATYIEELAAFIRESPSSYHAAAEAARLLREAGFSQLDERAQWPAPRRGRAGRFFVLRDGAIVAWVQPAGATASTPFNIVGAHTDSPGFKLKPNGGTSAHGWSQASVEVYGGPLLNSWLDRELELAGRLVLSDGRELLARTGPFLRIPQLAIHLDRGVNDGLKLDKQQHVQPVFGVEADGGDVLEALAASAGVRRREVRGFDVVTADTQAPARFGVGGKLFAAGRLDNLSSVFAGLHALLAAKPAKGSISVLAAFDHEELGSNSRSGASGPLLDDILTRIGDGLGASASDRLRAYAASWCVSADAGHAVHPNYSERHDPANRPVAGGGTLLKLNANQKYASDAHGAALWAGLADAAGTRVQDFVSNNTVPCGSTIGPLTATRLGIRTVDVGVPLLSMHSARELCHVDDAHALALTLGEFYA from the coding sequence ATGTCGGATGCTGCCACCTATATAGAGGAACTCGCCGCGTTCATCCGCGAGTCGCCGTCGAGTTACCACGCTGCGGCGGAGGCCGCCCGGTTGCTGCGCGAGGCGGGTTTCTCGCAGCTGGATGAGCGTGCCCAGTGGCCTGCGCCGCGGCGCGGCAGGGCGGGCCGGTTCTTTGTGCTGCGTGATGGGGCGATCGTGGCGTGGGTTCAGCCGGCGGGCGCGACGGCGTCGACGCCGTTCAACATTGTGGGTGCGCACACTGATTCGCCGGGTTTCAAGTTGAAGCCGAACGGCGGCACGTCTGCGCACGGCTGGAGCCAGGCTTCCGTTGAGGTGTATGGCGGGCCGCTGCTGAATTCGTGGCTGGATCGCGAGCTGGAGTTGGCGGGCCGCCTGGTGCTGTCGGATGGCCGTGAGCTGTTGGCGCGCACGGGGCCGTTTCTGCGCATCCCGCAGCTGGCGATCCACCTCGACCGCGGTGTGAATGATGGGCTGAAGCTCGACAAGCAGCAGCATGTGCAGCCCGTTTTCGGTGTTGAGGCTGACGGTGGTGATGTGCTGGAGGCGCTCGCGGCGAGTGCGGGTGTGAGGCGCCGCGAGGTGCGCGGTTTCGATGTTGTGACGGCGGATACGCAGGCGCCGGCCCGTTTCGGTGTGGGCGGCAAGCTGTTCGCGGCTGGGCGGCTCGACAACCTGTCGTCGGTGTTCGCGGGGCTGCACGCGCTGCTGGCGGCGAAGCCGGCGAAGGGGTCGATCAGCGTTCTGGCGGCATTCGACCATGAGGAGTTGGGGTCGAATTCGCGCTCGGGGGCGTCGGGGCCGCTGCTGGATGACATCCTGACGCGCATCGGCGACGGCCTGGGGGCATCCGCGTCGGATCGTCTGCGCGCGTATGCGGCGTCGTGGTGCGTTTCGGCGGATGCGGGCCACGCGGTGCACCCGAACTATTCGGAGCGGCACGACCCGGCGAATCGCCCGGTTGCGGGCGGCGGCACGCTGCTGAAGCTGAACGCGAACCAGAAGTATGCGTCGGATGCTCACGGTGCGGCACTGTGGGCAGGGCTGGCGGATGCTGCGGGCACGCGCGTGCAGGATTTCGTTTCGAACAACACGGTTCCGTGCGGCTCCACGATCGGCCCGCTGACGGCCACCCGCCTGGGCATCCGCACTGTGGACGTCGGGGTGCCGCTGCTCAGCATGCACTCCGCCCGCGAGCTCTGCCACGTCGACGACGCCCACGCGCTGGCCCTGACCCTCGGCGAGTTCTACGCCTGA
- a CDS encoding nuclease-related domain-containing protein, whose translation MQASLRGRPAGYSVIRECLDFQLSARPRGSLRRILGFNPLHPDARSWFAGAVGEIHVGSQLERLGPEWVVLHAVPVGKGESDIDHVVVGPPGVFTVNTKHHSGAKVWVGSRMVMIAGQKTDHVRNSVHEAERASKLLSLAAGLPVVARSLLVIVDPASVTVKQQPDRVTVLTARELVRWLKRRKPTLDAADVVQIAEAASDARTWHRTADGAVDDAHLQAFGALRREVNQARTRRMLWVAAAAIALVVVTFQMVVPALLGALVNA comes from the coding sequence ATGCAAGCATCACTGCGCGGTCGGCCGGCTGGCTACTCGGTCATCCGGGAGTGCCTGGACTTTCAGCTCTCGGCCAGGCCTCGCGGCTCGCTCCGGCGCATCCTGGGGTTCAATCCGTTGCATCCGGATGCTCGCAGTTGGTTCGCAGGCGCGGTCGGCGAGATCCATGTGGGTTCGCAGCTTGAGCGGCTCGGGCCCGAGTGGGTGGTTCTGCATGCGGTGCCGGTCGGTAAGGGCGAGAGCGATATCGACCATGTTGTGGTGGGCCCGCCTGGGGTGTTCACGGTGAACACGAAGCACCATTCGGGGGCGAAGGTCTGGGTGGGGTCGCGCATGGTGATGATCGCGGGGCAAAAGACCGACCATGTGCGCAATTCGGTGCATGAGGCTGAGCGGGCGTCGAAGTTGTTGTCGCTGGCGGCCGGGTTGCCGGTGGTGGCGCGCTCGCTGTTGGTCATCGTTGACCCGGCTTCTGTCACTGTCAAGCAGCAGCCTGATCGGGTGACGGTGTTGACGGCACGGGAGTTGGTGCGTTGGCTGAAGCGCCGCAAGCCCACGCTCGACGCGGCGGATGTGGTGCAAATCGCGGAGGCTGCATCGGATGCTCGCACCTGGCATAGGACGGCGGATGGGGCAGTCGACGATGCCCACCTGCAGGCTTTCGGGGCGCTTCGCAGAGAAGTCAATCAGGCGCGCACGCGACGGATGCTCTGGGTCGCGGCGGCCGCGATCGCGCTCGTAGTCGTGACATTCCAGATGGTGGTGCCAGCGCTGCTCGGTGCGCTGGTGAACGCATAG